From a region of the Neodiprion fabricii isolate iyNeoFabr1 chromosome 7, iyNeoFabr1.1, whole genome shotgun sequence genome:
- the LOC124187081 gene encoding uncharacterized protein LOC124187081, producing the protein MGQIDCRRIHRFSSNEISFINSDSGSIDAHKKQGEKASSIAQKAAQEAKAASDAQNIAGQQAAHQLQYGADTTQLQDIKNLTFPCMLHNVKVKAQLAEKAVQAAKAAEAALSGKEAIVEQLKGEVKEAESVVREEGVSLQQTQSNVKSAMEAAQQSRIQLKTLASAVRTANANLGNAEAAAQGARQAYSEKQQLLDAAKRRVDELSKQLQAAKIDLANTKQAALKASAAAHDAKANANRNRRRIANWKSWRSRRRYG; encoded by the exons ATGGGGCAAATCGACTGCAGGCGGATACACAGATTTTCATCGAACGAAATA AGTTTTATAAATTCTGACTCTGGTTCCATCGACGCGCACAAAAAACAGGGCGAAAAGGCATCAAGCATCGCCCAGAAGGCTGCCCAGGAAGCAAAAGCGGCTTCCGACGCCCAAAACATCGCCGGCCAACAGGCTGCACATCAG CTCCAATACGGGGCCGATACTACTCAACTccaagatataaaaaatttgacatttccGTGTATGTTACATAACGTTAAGGTGAAGGCTCAGCTGGCCGAGAAAGCGGTTCAGGCAGCTAAAGCGGCGGAAGCAGCCCTCTCGGGAAAAGAGGCGATAGTGGAGCAGCTCAAGGGGGAGGTGAAGGAGGCAGAGTCGGTGGTGCGAGAGGAAGGTGTCTCATTGCAGCAGACTCAGTCCAACGTCAAGTCGGCGATGGAGGCGGCTCAGCAGTCGCGTATTCAG CTGAAGACGCTCGCATCGGCCGTTCGAACCGCAAATGCCAACCTTGGAAACGCCGAAGCTGCGGCTCAGGGGGCTCGGCAAGCTTACAGCGAGAAGCAGCAGCTTCTCGACGCCGCCAAGCGGCGAGTCGACGAACTATCGAAGCAGCTCCAGGCCGCGAAAATCGACCTTGCCAACACCAAGCAGGCCGCCTTAAAAGCCAGCGCTGCTGCCCACGACGCTAAAGCCAACGCCAACAGGAACAGAAGACGCATCGCGAACTGGAAATCGTggagaagcagaagaagataCGGCTGA